A segment of the Ipomoea triloba cultivar NCNSP0323 chromosome 1, ASM357664v1 genome:
CTCCATCTCAAGGATGGGGCAGCCTaagtttaataaatattttttgtattttaaaaaaatatgataaggGGTATAATAGTCTcttaataatatattctaaaatagaaattcaaatttatgaaatgaatgataaataaaatatttagaatGATCTGAGATGGGGGGGAGTATTTGGATTTAAAATAAATGGTTATGTATACAGAAGGCACCTGACAGTAGTGGCATCGTTGCTACAATGGCGCTGTAACTTTTTGTCTTCTCTCTCCGCCGTGTTTCTGCGTAATTCTTGCCCACACACAAAAAAGTTGTTTACACCGTACAAATACGGCTcagcttctctctctctctctctccccaaTCCCCTTCCCCAGATGGCTGATACTGCAAAGTATGCTCCCATCAATGGCGGAAATTTACTTTCAGAACTGAAACCCCATTTCTCTTTCATCAAAACCCAGAGAACCAAGGTTTGTGTCTACGCCTGTGTCTTTGTTTTCATCGCTTTCACCATTTTCTTGGCCTTTACTCCTTCCCCAGCCCCCTCTTCTCCTTGGTTCACCAATGTATTTTCTTTAACTACCGCCGCCGGCGACGCTGATGGGAGTGTATCCGATGAGTCTTCTGGATCTCATTtctcttccattttttcttacTTTTTCCCCAATTCTTCCCAGCAAGCCCACAACTTTACTGCTCCTCCCCCTTATATTGCCCCAGCATCTCGGAGTAACAGTTCCTCCGAATTGCCCAGTTTGAGTAAAGACCCGGAAGTCGCGAAAAATAAGTCTCAGGGTAATCATAAAGTTGAAATCTTGAAGCCATCGAATCAGAGCGCTATTCTGTCTTCTTATGGGTTGCATAATCAGACTCAGGGTAAAGTTTCCGGTGATAAAGTTGGAGTCTTGAACTCAGATTCGAACCCATTTGAGGGTCAAAAGTCTCCGGCGAATCAGACGGTGGGTTCACTGCCAAAATCTGGTTCCGGGGAGAAGAATGTGACTGGTAAGGGAGAGAACACAATTGCACAGAAAGGGGTGCTGAGGAACTTCACTTCTTCTTTAGAGAAGAAGCACTATAACAGGTCAAGTTCAGGTCAGCCGGTGAGAAATGGAAGTGAAGATTTGATTAAATCTTTGTTGAAGTGTGATTTCTTTGATGGGAATTGGGTGAAGGATGAGTCTTACCCTCTGTACAAGCCTGGATCTTGCTCTCTCATTGATGAACAATTCAACTGCTTTCTCAATGGCAGGCCTGATAATGATTACTTTAAGTACAGATGGAAACCCAATGCTTGTACCCTCCCAAGGTATGTCCCAGAGTTCTTGTTTTCTTGTATGcaatttaatacggagtattagtttaatattttggagtttGAGATGTACTTAATTGGGAACATAGACTATTGACTACTTATATACTTTGTATTGACTTGCTATTTATACTCTCTGGATTATATCTGTTTTCTTAGCTCATCTGGACTTCTGGTATTGTGACTTGATTGCAGATTGAATGCCACTCATATGCTGGAAATATTGAGGGGGAAGAGATTAGTATTTGTTGGTGATTCTCTGAATAGGAATATGTGGGAATCTCTTGTCTGCATTCTCAGAAGCTCTGTAAAAGATCAGAAGAAAGTTTATGAAAAATCTGGTAGACAATATTTCCGGGGAGAAGCTTCGTACTCATTTGTATTTGAAGTGAGTATTAGTGTAATATAAGCCACTTTGCAGTTTCTGCTATATCTGGTTTCTTATTGAATTGAAATGGATATGCAGGAATATAACTGTACAGTGGAGTTCTTTGTGTCTCCATTCTTGGTTCAAGAATGGGAGATAGCAGATAAGAAGGGGCATAAGAAGGAAACGCTTCGACTTGATTTGGTTGCACATTCTGCAGATAAATATAATAGTGCAGACATTTTGGTTTTCAACACAGGCCACTGGTGGACTCACGAGAAGACTTCGAAAGGGTAAAGATGTTCGGTTTTGTGGTTGGAAACAGATAATCTGTTGAATTATCCTCAATAAGGTTAATGTTTATGTTCCAGGGAGGATTATTATCAAGAAGGCAGTCATGTGTACCATGAACTGAATGTTGTTGAGGCGTTTCGCAAAGCTTTAACGACATGGGGGAGATGGGTTGATTCCCATATAAACCCTGCAAAAACATTTGTGCTCTTCAGAGGCTATTCGGCTTCTCATTTCAGGTTAACCTGCATTGCTTTCTGCTCTTTGAATCACACATTTCTTGCCCCCATCtctctaatttcaactttatatGCCTATCTTCCAACAGTGGTGGTCAGTGGAACTCTGGCGGGGCGTGTGACCACGAGGTCGAGCCAATTAAGAACGAGACTTACTTAACCCCGTACCCACCCAAGATGGAAGTCTTGGAACGAGTACTGAAGGGGATGAAGACTCGAGTGTCTTACCTTAATGTCACGAGAATGACTGATTTCCGAAAGGACGGTCACCCGTCAATGTACCGGAAACAATATTTGTCCGAGGAGGAGCGGAAATCGCCATTGCGGTACCAAGATTGCAGCCATTGGTGCCTCCCGGGCGTGCCCGACTACTGGAATGAGCTCTTGTATGCTGAACTTCTTGTAAAGCAATACCAAAAGCAGCAACAAAGCAGGTCATAGGTAAAATGCATACACACCTAAAGTTTACAGAAAAATGTGtattaaattacattattttttcaacTTCCATTTACTAATTCTCAGTCCCTGTGAAGATAGATGAACGAATACCttcatatcaatatatcataagTTATCTGTAAGAGTAAAAAAGAGAATCCTAGGATTGTCCGAGGTTTAGATCTTGAATCCTGGATCGAACGGGGACATCTTCGATTTTCGATTTAGATGTTTTAAAGTAtgatgatacatatatatatgtcacaTCATAGATTTGTGATGTGAATGTTGTAAATCCATCCTTACTGTAATACTTGTGAAGAGCAAAAACAAATTTGTTACGTGCAATTATTGTGGTCTTGGTATGATAATGTTTGGTGGACTATGCATGTGTTGAATCCACTAGCTACTGTATCCACTGTTGTCAAGATGCAGTCAGTCCATCTCTCTCCTGCTGTTccttaatttaataatactattttattgtattatattcttAACCGGCTTTTAGGCCACCTGTTACATTTTCATTTGGCTTTCCCTTTTGATGCTTTTGATGAACTTATATATTCccctatgtatgtatattatacgAAGTAGCTTCTCATCTTTTGTTCTTCACATGGCCCCTTTTGACCATCTTTTCTAACTTGCTTATGAGTTAAGGTTTAGTTAATTTGCAATTTGTATGTTTTTAGATGGAGCATAGGTTTTTTTAccatgttttgttttgttatcaAAGGCATCTGGCAC
Coding sequences within it:
- the LOC115998273 gene encoding protein trichome birefringence-like, whose product is MADTAKYAPINGGNLLSELKPHFSFIKTQRTKVCVYACVFVFIAFTIFLAFTPSPAPSSPWFTNVFSLTTAAGDADGSVSDESSGSHFSSIFSYFFPNSSQQAHNFTAPPPYIAPASRSNSSSELPSLSKDPEVAKNKSQGNHKVEILKPSNQSAILSSYGLHNQTQGKVSGDKVGVLNSDSNPFEGQKSPANQTVGSLPKSGSGEKNVTGKGENTIAQKGVLRNFTSSLEKKHYNRSSSGQPVRNGSEDLIKSLLKCDFFDGNWVKDESYPLYKPGSCSLIDEQFNCFLNGRPDNDYFKYRWKPNACTLPRLNATHMLEILRGKRLVFVGDSLNRNMWESLVCILRSSVKDQKKVYEKSGRQYFRGEASYSFVFEEYNCTVEFFVSPFLVQEWEIADKKGHKKETLRLDLVAHSADKYNSADILVFNTGHWWTHEKTSKGEDYYQEGSHVYHELNVVEAFRKALTTWGRWVDSHINPAKTFVLFRGYSASHFSGGQWNSGGACDHEVEPIKNETYLTPYPPKMEVLERVLKGMKTRVSYLNVTRMTDFRKDGHPSMYRKQYLSEEERKSPLRYQDCSHWCLPGVPDYWNELLYAELLVKQYQKQQQSRS